Proteins encoded together in one Bradyrhizobium sp. PSBB068 window:
- the htpG gene encoding molecular chaperone HtpG — translation MTTTAAAESQPFQAEVAELLHLMVHSVYSETDIFLRELISNASDACDKLRYEAIANPGLITDGTPPEIRIIPNKAADTLSVVDTGIGMERAELIDNLGTIARSGTKSFLSKLTEAKDGANLIGQFGVGFYAAFMVADKIIVTSRRAGSDEVWVWTSEGGSGFEIAPASEEAAQRVARGTEIVLHLKKDAAKYLEAYEIERIVREYSDNIQFPILLVPEEGEPRQINSASALWQRSKSELKPEDYAQAYKQIAGAFDEPAMTLHYRAEGRQSYAVLLFAPSQKPFDLFQVERKGKVKLYVRRVFIADDAELLPAYLRFIRGVIDSEDLPLNISREMLQNNPQLAQIRKAVTSRVVGELETLSEKEPESFGKIWDAFGPVIKEGLWEDFERREKLLALSRFTTTSGENRSLKQIVDDFKPNQTEIYYLVGDSVERLKSNPKLESARARGIEVLLLTDPVDAFWTSAPIDFGGKPLKSLSQGDVDFGLIPLADDKQDKTDEPAADAATTIAVIKDALGERVSDVRASQRLTASASCLVAGGDARDRALERLLAQQNRGEITKPILEINLRHPLVAALATDTAQAKDLALLLFEQAQILDGEMPADPAAFASRMNQLVLRGLGKG, via the coding sequence ATGACCACAACTGCCGCCGCTGAATCCCAGCCGTTCCAGGCCGAGGTTGCCGAATTGCTGCACCTGATGGTGCATTCGGTCTATTCCGAGACCGACATCTTCCTGCGCGAATTGATCTCGAACGCGTCTGATGCCTGCGACAAGCTGCGCTATGAGGCGATTGCCAATCCCGGCCTGATCACCGATGGCACGCCGCCGGAGATCAGGATCATCCCGAACAAGGCGGCCGACACGCTGTCCGTGGTCGATACCGGCATCGGCATGGAGCGGGCGGAGCTGATCGACAATCTCGGTACCATCGCGCGCTCCGGCACCAAATCGTTCCTGTCGAAGCTGACCGAAGCCAAGGACGGCGCCAATCTGATCGGCCAGTTCGGCGTCGGCTTCTATGCCGCCTTCATGGTCGCCGACAAAATCATCGTCACCAGCCGCCGCGCCGGCTCCGACGAGGTCTGGGTGTGGACGTCGGAAGGCGGCAGCGGTTTCGAGATCGCGCCGGCCAGCGAGGAGGCAGCCCAGCGCGTCGCGCGCGGCACCGAGATCGTGCTGCATCTGAAGAAGGACGCCGCCAAATATCTCGAGGCTTACGAGATCGAGCGCATCGTCCGCGAATATTCCGACAACATCCAGTTTCCGATCCTGCTGGTGCCGGAGGAGGGCGAGCCGCGCCAGATCAATTCGGCGAGCGCGCTGTGGCAGCGCTCGAAATCCGAGCTGAAGCCGGAGGATTATGCGCAGGCCTACAAGCAGATCGCGGGCGCGTTCGACGAGCCGGCGATGACGCTGCATTACCGCGCCGAGGGCCGCCAGTCCTACGCGGTGCTGCTGTTCGCGCCGTCGCAAAAGCCGTTCGACCTGTTCCAGGTCGAGCGCAAGGGCAAGGTCAAGCTCTATGTCCGCCGCGTCTTCATCGCCGACGACGCCGAGCTGCTGCCGGCCTACCTGCGCTTCATCCGCGGCGTGATCGACAGCGAGGATCTGCCGCTCAACATCTCGCGCGAGATGCTGCAGAACAATCCGCAACTCGCGCAGATCCGCAAGGCGGTCACCAGCCGCGTCGTCGGCGAGCTGGAGACGCTCAGCGAGAAGGAGCCCGAGAGCTTCGGCAAGATCTGGGATGCGTTCGGCCCTGTCATCAAGGAAGGCCTGTGGGAGGATTTCGAGCGCCGCGAGAAGCTGCTGGCGCTTTCGCGCTTCACCACGACGTCGGGCGAGAACCGCTCGCTGAAGCAGATTGTCGACGACTTCAAGCCGAACCAGACTGAGATCTATTACCTGGTCGGCGACAGCGTCGAGCGGCTGAAATCGAACCCGAAGCTGGAATCGGCGCGCGCCCGCGGCATCGAAGTGCTGCTGCTGACCGATCCCGTCGATGCGTTCTGGACCTCGGCGCCGATCGATTTCGGCGGCAAGCCGCTGAAGTCGCTGAGCCAGGGCGATGTCGATTTCGGCCTGATTCCGCTCGCCGACGACAAGCAGGACAAGACGGACGAGCCCGCGGCCGATGCCGCGACCACGATCGCCGTGATCAAGGATGCGCTCGGCGAGCGCGTCTCTGACGTGCGCGCCTCGCAGCGGCTGACTGCGAGCGCGTCGTGCCTCGTCGCCGGTGGCGATGCGCGCGACCGCGCGCTCGAGCGGCTGCTGGCGCAGCAAAACCGCGGCGAGATCACCAAACCGATCCTCGAGATCAATCTGCGCCACCCGCTGGTCGCAGCGCTCGCGACCGACACGGCACAGGCAAAGGACCTCGCGCTGTTGCTGTTCGAGCAGGCGCAGATCCTCGACGGTGAGATGCCTGCCGACCCCGCCGCGTTCGCCAGCCGTATGAACCAGCTAGTGCTGCGCGGCTTGGGGAAGGGGTAG
- a CDS encoding MBL fold metallo-hydrolase: MPLWTCEQCGAQFPETAAPPPCCPICEDERQYVNWNGQAWLTREQLAGRHKLVWRDDLGLVGLALEPSFAIGQRALLVPDRGGCVMWDCVPLATAEAIAHVRSLGGLKAIAISHPHYYGAVADWSAAFDDAPVYLHGDDAQWVTRPYRSIVPWQGDSHRISDDIVLVRAGGHFAGATMLHWRRGADGRGALLTGDIAMVAMDRRSVSFMYSYPNYIPLNASAVRRVARAVELLAYDRIYGAWWGKNIASDAKAAFDRSVQRYLSAISD, translated from the coding sequence ATGCCTCTCTGGACCTGCGAACAATGCGGCGCCCAATTTCCCGAAACCGCGGCGCCGCCGCCGTGCTGCCCGATCTGCGAGGACGAGCGGCAATATGTCAACTGGAACGGGCAGGCGTGGCTGACTCGCGAGCAGCTCGCAGGCCGGCACAAGCTCGTCTGGCGCGACGATCTCGGCCTCGTCGGGTTGGCGCTCGAGCCGTCATTTGCGATCGGGCAGCGCGCGCTGCTGGTGCCGGATCGCGGCGGCTGCGTGATGTGGGACTGCGTGCCGCTGGCGACAGCCGAGGCGATCGCACATGTCAGATCGCTCGGCGGGCTGAAGGCGATCGCGATCTCGCATCCGCATTATTATGGTGCGGTCGCCGACTGGAGCGCCGCGTTCGACGACGCGCCGGTCTATCTGCACGGCGACGACGCGCAATGGGTGACGCGGCCCTATCGGTCGATCGTACCGTGGCAGGGTGACAGCCATCGCATCTCCGACGACATCGTGCTGGTGCGGGCCGGGGGGCATTTCGCCGGCGCCACCATGCTGCATTGGCGCAGGGGCGCCGACGGGCGCGGTGCGCTGCTCACCGGCGACATTGCGATGGTGGCGATGGACCGCCGCTCGGTCAGTTTCATGTATTCCTATCCGAACTACATCCCGCTCAATGCGTCAGCGGTCCGCCGCGTCGCGCGCGCGGTCGAGCTGTTGGCGTATGATCGCATCTACGGCGCCTGGTGGGGCAAGAACATCGCCTCCGATGCCAAGGCAGCGTTCGACCGATCGGTGCAGCGCTATCTCTCCGCGATATCGGATTGA
- a CDS encoding OpgC domain-containing protein: MDVKAVLPPRGRDYRLDLLRGFANWAIYLDHIPNNAVNWITQKNFGFSDAADLFVFISGYTASFVYARMMLERGTVIGATRLIKRAWQIYVAHVLLFVIYIAEIGYLAQRYHDPNLENEFNVAGFMQNPAETLYQGLILAFKPVNMDVLPLYIALMLVYPLVLWAMLRKLNLTLAASFLLYLAARHFGWNLPAYPSGTWYFNPFCWQFLFVFGGWFALGGASESINFIRSRAFLWLGGAYLLFALVMTLAGRFPELGQAMPPWLYDAFNPNDKTNLAPYRVLHFVVLAFFVTRFLPREWPGYEWPIMQPIIKCGQQSLEVFCTGVFLAVVAHVVLVEVSGSLWMQIVVSIVGIVLMTVLAYYRSWSKKVDKAPAKKQVAAQAPAAANPAE, translated from the coding sequence ATGGACGTCAAGGCTGTTCTGCCGCCGCGAGGCCGCGACTATCGGCTCGATCTTCTGCGCGGCTTCGCCAATTGGGCGATCTATCTCGATCACATCCCGAACAACGCGGTGAACTGGATCACGCAGAAGAACTTCGGCTTCAGCGACGCGGCCGATCTGTTCGTGTTCATCTCCGGCTACACCGCATCCTTCGTCTACGCGCGCATGATGCTCGAACGCGGGACGGTGATCGGCGCCACCCGACTGATCAAGCGGGCCTGGCAGATCTATGTCGCGCACGTCCTGCTGTTCGTGATCTACATCGCCGAGATCGGCTACCTCGCGCAGCGCTACCACGACCCCAATCTGGAGAACGAATTCAACGTCGCGGGCTTCATGCAGAATCCGGCCGAGACGCTCTATCAGGGCCTGATCCTGGCGTTCAAGCCGGTCAACATGGACGTGCTGCCGCTCTATATCGCGCTGATGCTGGTCTATCCGCTGGTGCTGTGGGCAATGCTGCGGAAGCTCAATCTGACGCTGGCAGCCTCGTTCCTGCTCTATCTCGCCGCACGCCATTTCGGCTGGAACCTGCCGGCCTATCCGTCCGGCACATGGTACTTCAACCCGTTCTGCTGGCAGTTCCTGTTCGTGTTCGGCGGCTGGTTCGCGCTCGGCGGCGCCAGCGAATCGATCAATTTCATCCGCTCGCGCGCCTTCCTGTGGCTCGGCGGCGCCTATCTGCTGTTCGCACTGGTCATGACCCTGGCGGGCCGCTTCCCCGAACTCGGCCAGGCGATGCCGCCCTGGCTCTATGATGCGTTCAACCCGAACGACAAGACCAACCTCGCCCCCTATCGCGTGCTGCACTTCGTGGTGCTCGCCTTCTTCGTCACGCGCTTCCTGCCGCGCGAATGGCCGGGCTACGAATGGCCGATCATGCAGCCGATCATCAAATGCGGTCAGCAGTCGCTCGAAGTGTTCTGCACCGGCGTCTTCCTCGCGGTGGTCGCGCATGTGGTGCTGGTCGAGGTGTCCGGCAGCCTCTGGATGCAGATCGTGGTGAGCATTGTCGGCATCGTGCTGATGACCGTGCTCGCTTATTACCGCTCCTGGTCGAAGAAGGTCGACAAGGCGCCCGCGAAGAAGCAAGTGGCTGCGCAGGCGCCGGCGGCCGCAAATCCGGCGGAATAG